The Methylobacterium currus genome contains a region encoding:
- a CDS encoding metal/formaldehyde-sensitive transcriptional repressor: MAHTIKDKTKLLARVRRIKGQAEAVERALEAELGCADVLMLVASMRGAINGLTAELMEDHIRHHVVNPDSEPDADRARGAAELIEVVRTYLK; encoded by the coding sequence ATGGCCCACACGATCAAGGACAAGACCAAGCTGCTGGCGCGGGTGCGCCGGATCAAGGGACAGGCGGAAGCCGTCGAGCGGGCCCTGGAGGCCGAGCTCGGCTGCGCCGATGTGCTGATGCTGGTCGCCTCGATGCGCGGGGCCATCAACGGCCTGACCGCCGAGCTGATGGAAGACCATATCCGCCACCACGTCGTGAACCCGGACAGCGAGCCGGATGCCGACCGCGCCAGGGGCGCGGCCGAGCTGATCGAGGTGGTGCGGACCTACCTCAAGTAG
- a CDS encoding RICIN domain-containing protein, which produces MAVGNVAAPTQATTYVASTQGGGGNGGSRGSGGSGGTGGLGGAGSSGADVLKASHSGLGFAVPAGNRNDRAPVTQQTCTGAAGQLWRTTSGKGGTAYVNAASGMCLDLTLDNQPVAPGAQVYQFTCNNGTNQAWTAKPQGSRSALDSAYNNLCLGVYGGNGAVGNGAVGWICNGAADRIFNSGSSRLRTRQARHPRMASLFRCPCAATARGPGARAPPGPRDFWMSPCPPGRDEASSRRAPGRQRPPIRPRQAAANSPRARSTSCAAAWAG; this is translated from the coding sequence GTGGCGGTCGGCAACGTCGCCGCCCCGACGCAGGCGACGACCTACGTCGCCTCGACGCAAGGGGGCGGCGGCAACGGCGGCTCCAGGGGCAGCGGCGGCTCCGGCGGGACAGGCGGCCTCGGCGGCGCGGGCAGCAGCGGGGCCGACGTCCTGAAGGCGTCGCATTCCGGCCTCGGCTTCGCGGTGCCGGCCGGCAACAGGAACGACCGGGCTCCGGTGACGCAGCAGACCTGCACGGGCGCCGCCGGGCAGCTGTGGCGGACGACCTCCGGCAAGGGTGGCACGGCCTACGTCAACGCCGCCTCCGGCATGTGCCTGGACCTCACCCTCGACAACCAGCCGGTCGCTCCGGGCGCGCAGGTCTACCAGTTCACCTGCAACAACGGCACCAACCAGGCCTGGACGGCGAAGCCGCAAGGGTCGCGCAGCGCCCTCGACTCGGCCTACAACAACCTCTGCCTCGGCGTGTATGGCGGCAACGGCGCGGTCGGCAACGGCGCGGTCGGCTGGATCTGCAACGGCGCGGCCGACCGGATCTTCAACTCGGGCTCCTCGCGGCTCCGAACGAGGCAGGCCCGCCATCCCCGGATGGCGAGCCTCTTTCGCTGCCCATGCGCGGCGACAGCGCGGGGTCCCGGGGCGCGCGCGCCTCCGGGACCCCGCGATTTTTGGATGTCGCCCTGTCCGCCGGGGCGGGACGAGGCGTCCTCCCGGCGGGCACCCGGGCGCCAGAGGCCCCCGATCCGACCCCGTCAAGCCGCTGCGAACAGCCCCCGCGCCCGCTCGACGAGCTGCGCCGCCGCATGGGCCGGATAG
- a CDS encoding DUF3325 domain-containing protein — MTLLVTAGLSFLGLAALCLSMARHHQAVWSGPPDRLRRLALRAAGWGLIGLSLAAAIRQDGWNFGPVDWLGSLTGAGLLLIVVRSYRPRALLWMAPLAAAITLAAALGSPA; from the coding sequence ATGACGCTCCTCGTCACCGCGGGCCTGAGCTTCCTCGGCCTCGCCGCCCTGTGCCTCTCCATGGCCCGGCACCATCAGGCGGTGTGGTCGGGCCCGCCGGACCGGTTGCGCCGGCTCGCCCTGCGCGCCGCCGGCTGGGGGCTGATCGGCCTGTCGCTGGCCGCCGCCATCCGGCAGGATGGCTGGAATTTCGGCCCGGTCGACTGGCTCGGCTCCCTGACCGGGGCGGGCCTCCTGCTGATCGTCGTCCGGTCGTACCGGCCGCGGGCGCTCCTCTGGATGGCCCCGCTCGCGGCGGCGATCACGCTCGCGGCCGCGCTCGGCTCGCCGGCCTGA
- the nudC gene encoding NAD(+) diphosphatase, protein MPVSRDRLGYAQSLLERHSAERSGPTPTLADTPDASLLLFCGDVPVLRVTEGGATCLLTREDAARAGPPSPELFLGRVGGRPAFAGALPADAAALFTGDPAYRVLDARAVAVEGAVPAPEMGVLATAKSLLGWHARHGFCANCGNPTALSCGGFRRDCGSCGTEHFPRTDPVVIMLVTEGDRCLLGRQARFAPGVYSCLAGFLEPGETIEDAVRRETFEEAGVRVGAVRYHLSQPWPFPSSLMIGCEGEALGDALVLDRTELEDARWFTRAEVRQMLERRHPDGLMTPPPMAIANALVRTFADR, encoded by the coding sequence TTGCCCGTTTCCCGGGATCGCCTCGGCTACGCCCAGAGCCTGCTCGAGCGCCACTCGGCCGAGCGCAGCGGCCCGACCCCGACGCTCGCGGACACGCCCGACGCGAGCCTGCTCCTGTTCTGCGGCGACGTGCCGGTGCTGCGGGTGACGGAGGGCGGCGCCACCTGCCTGCTGACGCGCGAGGACGCCGCCCGGGCCGGCCCGCCTTCGCCCGAGCTCTTTCTCGGCCGGGTCGGCGGCCGGCCGGCCTTCGCCGGCGCGCTGCCGGCGGATGCGGCGGCTCTCTTCACCGGCGATCCGGCCTACCGGGTGCTCGATGCCCGCGCCGTCGCGGTCGAGGGCGCGGTGCCGGCCCCTGAGATGGGGGTCCTCGCCACCGCCAAGTCGCTCCTCGGCTGGCACGCCCGGCACGGCTTCTGCGCCAATTGCGGCAATCCCACCGCGCTCTCCTGCGGCGGCTTTCGGCGCGACTGCGGATCCTGCGGCACCGAGCATTTCCCGCGCACCGATCCGGTGGTGATCATGCTGGTCACCGAAGGCGACCGCTGCCTCCTCGGCCGCCAGGCCCGCTTCGCGCCTGGCGTCTATTCGTGCCTCGCCGGCTTCCTCGAACCCGGCGAGACCATCGAGGACGCGGTGCGGCGCGAGACCTTCGAGGAGGCCGGCGTGCGGGTCGGCGCGGTGCGCTACCATCTCTCGCAGCCCTGGCCGTTCCCGTCCTCGCTGATGATCGGCTGCGAGGGCGAGGCCCTGGGCGACGCCCTGGTGCTCGACCGGACCGAGCTGGAGGATGCGCGCTGGTTCACCCGCGCCGAGGTGCGCCAGATGCTGGAGCGCCGCCATCCCGACGGCCTGATGACCCCGCCGCCGATGGCGATCGCCAACGCCCTGGTGCGGACCTTCGCGGACCGGTGA
- a CDS encoding SCO family protein, with translation MRANAFIAGLCLLAAWAGTASLARAAGSDLDTLLATSKAAPRADIDGRPLLPETLRDRLAVVSFVSADCTILCVTRTMDLDALARGLPASLRGRVVFLAIGMDPAGDDAGRLRSLVRQLLGPAPQIRVLPSDAGEVKAVAEILRYPAAALPDPPPSVLLFDRRGRTAMVYGGDPLDAPRLQRDLVALDSFTEGLDRP, from the coding sequence ATGAGAGCGAACGCATTCATCGCCGGACTTTGCCTTCTGGCGGCATGGGCCGGTACGGCAAGCCTCGCGAGGGCGGCGGGGAGCGACCTGGACACCCTGCTGGCAACCTCCAAGGCGGCCCCCCGGGCCGATATCGACGGCAGGCCCCTGCTGCCCGAGACCCTGCGGGACCGGCTGGCGGTGGTCTCCTTCGTGAGCGCCGACTGCACGATCCTCTGCGTCACCCGGACGATGGATCTCGACGCGCTCGCCCGCGGCCTGCCGGCCTCCTTGCGCGGCCGCGTCGTCTTCCTGGCCATCGGGATGGACCCCGCCGGCGACGATGCCGGGCGCCTGCGCAGCCTCGTGCGGCAGCTGCTCGGTCCGGCGCCGCAGATCCGGGTCCTCCCGTCCGATGCCGGCGAGGTGAAGGCGGTGGCCGAGATCCTGCGCTACCCGGCGGCCGCCTTGCCCGACCCGCCGCCCTCGGTCCTCCTGTTCGACCGCCGCGGCCGGACCGCCATGGTCTATGGCGGCGATCCCCTCGATGCCCCGCGCCTGCAGCGGGACCTCGTCGCCCTCGATTCCTTCACCGAGGGTCTCGACCGGCCCTGA
- a CDS encoding dihydrodipicolinate synthase family protein — protein MARFEGIIPYLVTPLDAEGRVEAGVLASLCDDLIAAGVHGLTPLGSTGEFAYLDEAQKRETVAAVVAAAAGRVPVLPGVASTATRGAVAQAKSCRAAGADGIVLILDAYFPLTEAEIERYFLTVADATDLPIILYTNPNFQRADLSVASIARLARHPNIVGIKDASTNTGRLLSILNRVGGDLDVFAASSHIAASVMMLGGKGWFAGPACVIPRECLALYRLCREERWGEAVALQKRIWAFNEVFARYNLAACVKAALQRQGYAVGDPVPPQSPASPEARAAIAAALAEVTGSASHI, from the coding sequence ATGGCGCGCTTCGAGGGCATCATCCCCTACCTCGTCACCCCGCTCGATGCCGAGGGGCGGGTCGAGGCCGGGGTGTTGGCGTCGCTCTGCGACGACCTGATCGCGGCCGGCGTGCACGGCCTGACGCCGCTCGGCAGCACCGGCGAGTTCGCCTATCTCGACGAGGCGCAGAAGCGCGAGACCGTGGCGGCGGTGGTGGCCGCCGCCGCCGGCCGGGTGCCGGTGCTGCCGGGCGTCGCCTCGACCGCGACCCGCGGCGCGGTCGCGCAGGCGAAGTCTTGCCGGGCGGCGGGGGCGGACGGGATCGTGCTGATCCTCGACGCCTATTTCCCGCTGACGGAAGCCGAGATCGAGCGCTACTTCCTGACCGTGGCGGATGCCACCGACCTGCCGATCATCCTCTATACCAACCCGAACTTCCAGCGCGCCGACCTCTCTGTCGCCTCGATCGCGCGGCTCGCCCGGCATCCCAACATCGTCGGCATCAAGGACGCCTCGACCAATACCGGCCGCCTGCTGTCGATCCTGAACCGCGTCGGCGGCGACCTCGACGTCTTCGCCGCCTCCTCGCACATCGCCGCCAGCGTGATGATGCTCGGCGGCAAGGGCTGGTTCGCCGGCCCCGCCTGCGTCATCCCGCGGGAATGCCTGGCGCTCTACCGGCTGTGCCGCGAGGAGCGATGGGGCGAGGCGGTGGCGTTGCAGAAGCGGATCTGGGCCTTCAACGAGGTCTTTGCCCGCTACAACCTCGCGGCCTGCGTGAAGGCGGCCTTGCAGAGGCAGGGCTACGCCGTCGGCGACCCGGTGCCGCCCCAGAGCCCGGCCTCGCCCGAGGCCCGCGCGGCCATCGCGGCGGCGCTCGCCGAGGTGACGGGCTCAGCGTCGCACATCTGA
- a CDS encoding TonB-dependent siderophore receptor, whose translation MPVPSSRRAFPLSLAGRRLTRSLLSGVVLSAGMAAGARGQDGSEIALDTISIEGAPRPVAATAAGTQPGGARGPVPGYVASRSVVATKTDTPILETAQSITVIGREQIEDQNALTINQALRYSPSVTTEQRGGAGSTRLEQFSIRGFTAPLFLDGMRLPTSRDAFPSVDPYRLERIDIIKGPASVLYGQSGPGGIVNLTSKMPQFVRHGEVFVQGGGFSEVRGGFDVGGPIASETTVPGTEQFAYRVTGLGWNGDGPAVTTRVERAFIQPSLTWRPSADTSLTVLGLYQRDPFSGFYGGFPAFGTLFPRNFGNGIVGRLPVDFYDGDRNFEQSDRTQAAVTYILDHRFDDAFRFHSSGRFLRTEGQYRSVYGAFSATTPISTPSALTTGPLINRSRIATDVAIDAYTMDNYFEATFDTGPLAHTALFGVDHQTIETRTLSTPFPAAPDLNALAPNYDMTIAVPGFTSNARITAQQTGVYLQDQIKVDRLVLTLGGRYDTARQTGPTRTLATGAVAFQDVPSDALTYRASLLYRFDSGVAPYVSYSEAFEPIISGRIYDPAFGTAGRIPDPISSRQYEAGIKYQPPGTDILLTAAAFDIKRSNTLTADPVNGPTFSLQTGEIGVQGVEFEARATLAEGLNLIGGVSFLDIRNTRDTATTFNQVTGRQVPIVGLRPVQVPDRTASLFLDYRFQSGPLLGLSLGGGVRYLGGSWGDPANTFRVPEAVLVDAVAAYDLKHLDPKLTGFNLQVNAQNLLDDRTVTGCFSYATCFYGLPRTVYATLRYRW comes from the coding sequence ATGCCCGTCCCGTCGTCGCGTCGCGCCTTCCCCCTCTCGCTCGCGGGGCGTCGGCTGACCCGGTCGCTCCTGTCGGGCGTGGTGCTGTCGGCCGGCATGGCGGCGGGCGCGCGCGGCCAGGACGGGAGCGAGATCGCCCTCGACACGATCAGCATCGAGGGCGCCCCCCGCCCGGTCGCCGCGACCGCCGCCGGCACGCAACCGGGCGGCGCCCGCGGGCCGGTGCCGGGCTACGTCGCCTCGCGCAGCGTCGTGGCGACCAAGACCGACACGCCGATCCTCGAGACCGCGCAATCGATCACCGTGATCGGCCGCGAGCAGATCGAGGACCAGAACGCGCTCACCATCAACCAGGCCCTGCGCTACAGCCCGAGCGTGACGACCGAGCAGCGCGGCGGTGCCGGTTCGACGCGGCTGGAGCAGTTCTCGATCCGCGGCTTCACCGCGCCGCTCTTCCTCGACGGGATGCGCCTGCCGACCTCCCGGGATGCCTTCCCGTCGGTCGATCCCTACCGGCTCGAGCGCATCGACATCATCAAGGGCCCGGCCTCGGTGCTCTACGGCCAGTCCGGCCCCGGCGGCATCGTCAACCTCACGTCGAAGATGCCGCAATTCGTCCGCCACGGCGAGGTCTTCGTCCAGGGCGGCGGCTTCAGCGAGGTCCGGGGCGGCTTCGATGTCGGCGGGCCGATCGCCTCCGAGACCACCGTGCCGGGCACCGAGCAATTCGCCTACCGGGTGACGGGCCTCGGCTGGAACGGCGACGGGCCGGCGGTGACGACGCGGGTCGAGCGCGCCTTCATCCAGCCGAGCCTGACCTGGCGGCCTTCGGCCGACACCTCGCTCACCGTGCTCGGCCTCTACCAGCGCGATCCGTTCTCCGGGTTCTACGGCGGCTTCCCGGCCTTCGGCACGCTCTTCCCGCGCAATTTCGGCAACGGCATCGTCGGGCGCCTGCCGGTCGACTTCTACGACGGCGACCGCAATTTCGAGCAGTCCGACCGCACGCAAGCCGCGGTGACCTACATCCTCGACCACCGGTTCGACGACGCGTTCCGGTTCCACTCGTCGGGCCGCTTCCTGCGCACGGAAGGGCAGTATCGCAGCGTCTACGGCGCCTTCAGCGCCACCACGCCGATCTCCACGCCCTCGGCGCTGACGACCGGGCCGCTGATCAACCGCTCGCGCATCGCCACCGACGTGGCGATCGACGCCTACACGATGGACAACTATTTCGAGGCGACGTTCGACACCGGGCCCCTTGCCCATACCGCCCTGTTCGGCGTCGACCACCAGACGATCGAGACCCGGACGCTCTCGACCCCGTTCCCCGCCGCGCCCGACCTCAACGCGCTGGCGCCGAACTACGACATGACCATCGCGGTGCCGGGCTTCACCAGCAATGCCCGCATCACCGCGCAGCAGACCGGCGTCTACCTCCAGGACCAGATCAAGGTCGACCGCCTGGTCCTGACGCTGGGCGGACGCTACGACACCGCCCGGCAGACCGGGCCGACCCGGACGCTCGCCACCGGCGCCGTGGCGTTCCAGGACGTACCCTCCGACGCGCTGACCTACCGGGCGAGCCTGCTCTACCGCTTCGACAGCGGCGTCGCGCCCTACGTCTCCTACAGCGAGGCCTTCGAGCCGATCATCAGTGGACGCATCTACGATCCGGCCTTCGGCACCGCCGGGCGCATCCCGGACCCGATCTCCAGCCGGCAATACGAAGCCGGCATCAAATACCAGCCGCCGGGCACCGACATCCTGCTCACCGCGGCGGCCTTCGACATCAAGCGCTCGAACACCCTGACGGCCGACCCGGTGAACGGCCCGACCTTCAGCCTCCAGACCGGCGAGATCGGCGTGCAGGGCGTCGAGTTCGAGGCCCGCGCGACGCTGGCCGAGGGGCTGAACCTGATCGGCGGCGTGTCGTTCCTCGACATCCGCAACACCCGCGACACCGCCACGACCTTCAACCAGGTCACGGGCCGGCAGGTGCCGATCGTGGGCCTGCGTCCGGTCCAGGTGCCGGACCGCACCGCCTCGCTGTTCCTCGATTATCGCTTCCAGTCCGGCCCGCTCCTCGGCTTGAGCCTCGGCGGAGGCGTCCGCTACCTCGGCGGCTCCTGGGGCGATCCGGCCAACACCTTCCGGGTGCCCGAGGCCGTGCTGGTCGACGCGGTGGCGGCCTATGACCTCAAGCATCTCGACCCGAAGCTCACGGGCTTCAATCTGCAGGTCAATGCCCAGAACCTCCTCGACGACCGTACCGTGACCGGCTGCTTCTCCTACGCCACCTGCTTCTACGGCCTGCCGCGCACGGTCTACGCGACCCTGCGTTACCGTTGGTAA
- a CDS encoding nickel/cobalt efflux transporter, giving the protein MTSLPDLLQQGAAHAWLFVPSAILLGALHGLEPGHSKTMMAAFIVAVRGTVTQAVLLGLAATLSHTAVVWVIALAGQSFGQHWGESSEPYFQLASSVLIVGVALWMAWRTWREHHGHPHRHDRHHHNDEPHPVATRGGLLTLAVFEDGVPPRWHVRSKRGPLPDEAVLTVTTLRPDGARQTFGFIRKGDRLESREEIPEPHAFTARLRLDGPAGAEEHEVAFEEHDHLDLGDEDDAHARAHAEDIRRRFAGRHVTTGQIVLFGLTGGLIPCPAAITVLLLCIQLKQFSLGFALVVCFSIGLALTMVSAGVLAALSVRHVASRWSGFGTLARRAPYASAALIVLIGLYTGWLGWQGIQHGPAWHAARAGSAARHPDRREVAVPRRRRRRGTVQTRSPDRLAHRIRLDLARSTISSPRPFITARIT; this is encoded by the coding sequence ATGACGTCGCTGCCCGACCTGCTGCAGCAGGGAGCCGCCCATGCCTGGCTGTTCGTACCGAGCGCGATCCTGCTGGGCGCCCTGCACGGCCTCGAACCCGGCCACTCCAAGACGATGATGGCGGCCTTCATCGTCGCGGTGCGCGGGACGGTCACGCAGGCGGTGCTCCTCGGGCTGGCGGCCACGCTCTCGCACACCGCCGTCGTCTGGGTGATCGCGCTGGCCGGGCAATCGTTCGGGCAGCATTGGGGAGAGTCGTCCGAGCCGTATTTCCAGCTCGCCTCCTCCGTCCTGATCGTCGGCGTCGCGCTCTGGATGGCGTGGCGCACCTGGCGCGAGCACCACGGCCACCCGCATCGCCATGACCGCCACCATCACAACGACGAGCCCCACCCCGTCGCGACCCGCGGCGGGCTGCTGACGCTCGCGGTGTTCGAGGACGGCGTGCCGCCGCGCTGGCACGTGCGGAGCAAGCGCGGCCCGCTGCCCGACGAAGCGGTGCTGACCGTCACGACGCTGCGTCCCGACGGGGCGCGGCAGACATTCGGCTTCATCCGCAAGGGCGACCGGCTCGAGAGCCGCGAGGAGATCCCGGAGCCGCACGCCTTCACGGCACGGCTGCGCCTCGACGGGCCGGCCGGCGCGGAGGAGCACGAGGTCGCGTTCGAGGAGCACGACCACCTGGACCTGGGAGACGAGGACGACGCCCATGCCCGGGCCCATGCCGAGGACATCCGGCGGCGCTTCGCGGGCCGCCACGTCACGACGGGGCAGATCGTCCTGTTCGGCCTGACCGGCGGGCTGATCCCGTGCCCGGCGGCGATCACGGTGCTGCTCCTGTGCATCCAGCTCAAGCAGTTCAGCCTCGGCTTCGCCCTCGTGGTCTGCTTCAGCATCGGGCTCGCGCTCACGATGGTGTCCGCGGGCGTCCTGGCCGCCCTCAGCGTCCGGCACGTCGCGTCGCGCTGGTCCGGCTTCGGCACGCTCGCCCGGCGGGCTCCCTACGCCTCCGCCGCGCTGATCGTGCTGATCGGCCTCTATACCGGGTGGCTCGGCTGGCAAGGCATCCAGCACGGACCGGCCTGGCACGCCGCCCGGGCGGGGAGTGCCGCGCGGCATCCTGACCGGCGCGAGGTGGCCGTCCCTCGGCGGCGTCGCCGCCGAGGGACGGTGCAGACCCGGTCACCCGATCGGCTGGCTCACCGGATCAGGTTGGATTTGGCCAGGTCGACGATCTCGTCGCCGCGGCCGTTCATCACCGCCCGCATCACGTAG
- a CDS encoding iron transporter, with amino-acid sequence MTRSSTLPSRAAVAGRVVLATGGGYAVAGLATALLSLILPMPRSEAVTTATLLSFVIMVGLVVAVFAARSLRRAAAIVGGLAIVLGLALWCVAGSLPIGSSP; translated from the coding sequence ATGACCCGCTCATCCACGCTTCCCTCCCGGGCCGCGGTGGCAGGACGCGTCGTCCTCGCCACGGGGGGCGGCTACGCGGTCGCCGGCCTCGCGACCGCGCTCCTGTCGCTGATCCTGCCGATGCCCCGGTCGGAAGCCGTGACGACGGCGACGCTCCTGAGCTTCGTCATCATGGTGGGCCTCGTGGTCGCGGTCTTCGCGGCCCGCTCGCTTCGGCGCGCCGCCGCGATCGTCGGAGGGCTCGCCATCGTGCTCGGCCTCGCGCTCTGGTGCGTTGCCGGATCTCTTCCCATCGGATCGTCGCCATGA
- a CDS encoding PepSY-associated TM helix domain-containing protein, translating into MKQGFRQSMAWLHTWSGLVVGWVLFAVFVTGTATYYRAEISRWMQPELRREITVTPDLLATAAERAVAHLEAHAGHARTWFVGLPTPERPLVELFWRNKPGTPPGHVLLDPQTGAPAALRATRGGNFFYRFHFELNLAPLWGRWIVGICAMVMLVALVSGIVTHRRIFSDFFTLRRDKAAQRGWLDAHNVSGVLALPFHLMITYTGVVTLALMYMPWGVTAAYKGDQFAYFAETGQITTARPPAGEPGTLAPVGPMVREALATIPEPLERLTIANPRDAKSTVVAVFEEPHGLSHQHPQVAFAGTSGAVVEVLSGALRPAAKTFTTMVGLHEAHFAGTALRVLFFLCGLLGCAMVGSGLVLWTVARLPKSGAATGWGWRLVHTLNLGTIAGLPAGIAAYFLANRLLPVDLGDRAEREIWVFFGAWLAVAVVGAWPAPRRAWRGALALVACLFVAVVLVDVATTRETWDDPAWFLGFDAALLGLAAGFALVSHKVARFAGPRRAGKVTAEPAAEPAATAAAQMGQA; encoded by the coding sequence ATGAAGCAGGGCTTTCGCCAGTCCATGGCCTGGCTGCACACCTGGTCCGGCCTCGTCGTCGGCTGGGTGCTGTTCGCGGTGTTCGTCACCGGCACCGCGACCTATTACCGGGCCGAGATCTCGCGCTGGATGCAGCCGGAGCTGCGGCGCGAGATCACGGTCACCCCCGATCTCCTGGCCACCGCCGCCGAGCGCGCGGTCGCCCATCTCGAGGCCCATGCGGGCCACGCGCGCACCTGGTTCGTCGGCCTGCCGACCCCGGAGCGGCCCCTCGTCGAGCTGTTCTGGCGCAACAAGCCCGGCACGCCGCCGGGCCACGTCCTCCTCGATCCGCAGACCGGCGCGCCCGCCGCGCTGCGCGCCACCCGCGGCGGCAACTTCTTCTACCGCTTCCACTTCGAGCTGAACCTCGCCCCGCTCTGGGGCCGCTGGATCGTCGGGATCTGCGCGATGGTGATGCTGGTGGCCCTGGTGAGCGGGATCGTCACCCACCGGCGCATCTTTTCGGATTTCTTCACCCTGCGGCGGGACAAGGCGGCGCAGCGCGGCTGGCTCGATGCCCACAACGTCAGCGGCGTGCTGGCGCTGCCGTTCCACCTGATGATCACCTATACGGGCGTCGTGACGCTCGCGCTGATGTACATGCCCTGGGGCGTCACCGCCGCCTACAAGGGCGACCAGTTCGCCTATTTCGCCGAGACCGGCCAGATCACGACGGCGCGCCCGCCCGCGGGCGAGCCCGGCACCCTCGCCCCGGTCGGGCCGATGGTGCGGGAGGCGCTGGCCACCATCCCCGAGCCGCTGGAGCGGCTCACCATCGCCAACCCGCGCGACGCGAAGTCCACGGTCGTGGCGGTGTTCGAGGAGCCGCACGGCCTCTCGCACCAGCACCCGCAGGTCGCCTTCGCGGGCACCAGCGGCGCCGTGGTCGAGGTGCTGTCGGGGGCCTTGCGGCCGGCGGCCAAGACCTTCACCACGATGGTCGGCCTGCACGAGGCGCATTTCGCCGGGACGGCCCTGCGGGTGCTGTTCTTCCTGTGCGGTCTCCTGGGCTGCGCCATGGTGGGGAGCGGGCTGGTGCTCTGGACCGTGGCGCGGCTGCCGAAATCCGGGGCCGCGACGGGATGGGGCTGGCGCCTCGTCCACACCCTCAACCTCGGCACGATCGCGGGCCTGCCGGCAGGCATCGCCGCCTACTTCCTCGCCAACCGGCTCCTGCCCGTCGACCTGGGGGACCGGGCGGAGCGCGAGATCTGGGTGTTCTTCGGCGCCTGGCTCGCGGTGGCCGTGGTGGGGGCATGGCCGGCGCCGCGGCGGGCCTGGCGCGGGGCGCTCGCCCTCGTGGCGTGCCTGTTCGTCGCGGTGGTGCTCGTAGACGTCGCGACCACCCGCGAGACCTGGGACGACCCGGCCTGGTTCCTGGGCTTCGACGCCGCGCTCCTCGGGCTGGCGGCCGGCTTCGCCCTCGTCTCGCACAAGGTCGCCCGCTTCGCCGGCCCGCGCCGGGCGGGCAAAGTCACGGCCGAGCCCGCGGCCGAACCCGCGGCAACGGCCGCGGCGCAGATGGGCCAGGCATGA
- a CDS encoding inositol monophosphatase family protein, protein MTTETAGAARARRDLALAIARAAGETAFGFFNARDALVIEQKSGAQDLVSQADREVELLIRARIAEAYPEDGVIGEEHDPVPSRSGYTWVVDPIDGTSPFLNGQPNWCVSIGLRGPEGLVAGVIEAPVLRETYAGLLGDGATLNGRPLRIDPATVLTSANIGFGATQKTPAAEAAAFVHGLYREGGVLFRNGSGALMLAYVAAGRLAGYYDPGLNAWDCYAGLLLVREAGGVAEYLGSDDMLTGGLLHAGTPAVVADLRRLGEASRRA, encoded by the coding sequence ATGACCACCGAGACCGCCGGGGCCGCGCGCGCGCGCCGCGACCTCGCCCTCGCGATCGCCCGCGCCGCCGGCGAGACGGCTTTCGGCTTCTTCAACGCCCGCGACGCGCTGGTGATCGAGCAGAAGAGCGGCGCCCAGGACCTCGTCTCGCAGGCCGACCGCGAGGTCGAGCTGCTGATCCGCGCCCGCATCGCGGAGGCCTATCCCGAGGACGGCGTGATCGGCGAGGAGCACGATCCCGTCCCGAGCCGGTCCGGCTATACCTGGGTGGTCGATCCGATCGACGGCACCAGCCCGTTCCTCAACGGCCAGCCGAACTGGTGCGTGTCGATCGGCCTGCGCGGCCCCGAGGGCCTGGTGGCCGGGGTGATCGAGGCGCCGGTCCTGCGCGAGACCTATGCGGGGCTCCTCGGCGACGGCGCGACCCTGAACGGCCGGCCCCTGCGCATCGACCCCGCGACGGTGCTCACCTCGGCCAATATCGGCTTCGGCGCCACCCAGAAGACGCCCGCGGCAGAGGCCGCCGCCTTCGTGCACGGCCTCTACCGCGAGGGCGGGGTGCTGTTTCGCAACGGCTCGGGCGCCCTGATGCTCGCCTACGTCGCCGCCGGGCGGCTCGCCGGCTACTACGATCCCGGCCTCAACGCCTGGGACTGCTATGCCGGCCTGCTCCTGGTGCGCGAGGCCGGCGGCGTCGCCGAATATCTCGGCTCCGACGACATGCTCACCGGCGGGCTGCTCCATGCCGGCACCCCGGCCGTGGTGGCGGACCTGCGCCGGCTGGGCGAGGCGTCGCGGCGGGCGTGA
- a CDS encoding HIT domain-containing protein — MTDDIPTDDFPLDPRLAADTILLGDLALSRVLLLDDKRFPWLVLVPRRAGVSELTDLSPEDAARLMDETRLGVGVMQALAKPDKVNVGALGNVVAQLHVHVVGRFRSDPAWPGPVWGHGTREPYPAHAAAQLVERARGLFAAA; from the coding sequence ATGACCGACGACATCCCGACCGACGACTTTCCCCTGGATCCCCGGCTCGCCGCCGACACCATTCTGCTGGGCGACCTCGCCCTGTCGCGGGTGCTGCTCCTCGACGACAAGCGCTTCCCCTGGCTCGTCCTGGTGCCCCGCCGCGCCGGCGTCTCGGAGCTCACCGACCTGTCGCCCGAGGATGCCGCCCGGCTGATGGACGAGACCCGCTTGGGCGTCGGTGTGATGCAGGCGCTGGCCAAGCCCGACAAGGTGAATGTCGGGGCGCTCGGCAACGTGGTGGCGCAGCTCCACGTCCACGTCGTCGGGCGGTTCCGCTCCGATCCGGCCTGGCCAGGGCCGGTCTGGGGGCACGGCACCCGCGAGCCCTATCCGGCCCATGCGGCGGCGCAGCTCGTCGAGCGGGCGCGGGGGCTGTTCGCAGCGGCTTGA